From the genome of Anoplopoma fimbria isolate UVic2021 breed Golden Eagle Sablefish chromosome 1, Afim_UVic_2022, whole genome shotgun sequence, one region includes:
- the ubash3bb gene encoding LOW QUALITY PROTEIN: ubiquitin associated and SH3 domain containing Bb (The sequence of the model RefSeq protein was modified relative to this genomic sequence to represent the inferred CDS: inserted 1 base in 1 codon) produces MAAKEDLYSKILPRRLRQTRLGSVKTGSSLDVLLSMGFPRPRALKALVSTGGRSVQAACDWLFSHVDDPFLDDPLPREFVLYLRPSGPLQNQLSHFWQQSRVTCGKNKAHNIFPHITLCQFFMCADHKVEALTEALHSSVDQWRGRFPSPLPLELYTSSNFIGLFVEEQVADVLKLFAADFASEAARKAEVHVEPHKKQLHVTLAYNFPTYHLPSLEKLAKGIEVKLGCDWLAVLFSRDIRFANHETLRVMYPYTPQNDDELELVPGDFVFMSPVDQSSSSEGWVYGSSLATGLSGLLPENYVSLADESETWVFHGSHSFFSCGPSDKTSKDRGMFDGLLDGRRTDNTSPGDTPTLSLICHPMQQVLRISGGHSRQPKRTLFVCRHGERMDVVFGKHWLSLCSDSKGRYVRSNLNMPPSLPLWGGQRDYDMDAPITVFGSTQARLVGEALLESNTTIDFVYCSPALRCVQTAQNILKGLQQDGKLKVRVEPGLFEWTKWVSGNSLPAWIPPADLSAASFSVDTTYRPLIPVSKLSVSEPYESYMSRSYQVTKDILSDCRNTGNNVLIVAHASSLEACTRQLQGRGPQSAKDFIQVVRKIPYLGFCSCEEQGDXGVWQLVDPPILPLTHGPNHSFDWRETLLQE; encoded by the exons ACTGAAGGCTCTGGTGTCGACAGGAGGTCGCAGCGTTCAGGCAGCATGTGACTG gctcttctcccacgtaGACGACCCGTTCCTGGACGACCCTCTGCCCAGAGAGTTCGTGCTGTACCTGAGGCCCAGCGGACCTCTACAGAACCAGCTGTCTCACTTCTGGCAGCAGAGCCGGGTCACCTGTGGGAAGAACAAGGCCCACAACATCTTCCCCCACATCACCCTCTGCCAGTTCTTCATG tGTGCAGACCACAAAGTGGAGGCCCTGACGGAGGCGCTCCACTCCTCCGTTGATCAGTGGCGTGGTCGgttcccctcccctctccctctggaGCTCTACACCTCCTCTAACTTCATCGGCCTCTTCGTGGAGGAGCAGGTGGCCGACGTCCTCAAGCTGTTTGCGGCCGACTTCGCCTCGGAGGCGGCCAGGAAGGCAG AGGTCCACGTGGAGCCTCACAAGAAGCAGCTCCACGTCACTCTGGCCTACAACTTCCCCACCTATCACCTCCCGTCGCTGGAGAAACTGGCCAAGGGCATCGAGGTCAAGCtgggctgtgattggctggcgGTCCTCTTCTCCCGGGACATTCGCTTTGCAAACCACGAG ACCCTGAGGGTGATGTACCCCTACACGCCTCAGAACGACGACGAGCTGGAGCTGGTTCCCGGAGACTTCGTCTTCATGTCCCCGGTGgatcagagcagcagcagtgagggcTGGGTCTACGGGTCCTCGCTGGCCACGGGGCTGTCCGGTCTGCTGCCGGAGAACTACGTCAGCCTCGCAGACGAGTCCGAGACCTGGGTCTTCCACGG CTCCCATTCCTTCTTCAGCTGTGGGCCCAGTGACAAGACCagtaaggacagagggatgTTTGACGGGCTGCTGGACGGCCGACGCACCGACAACACCAGTCCTGGAGACACACCCACCCTCAGTCTCATCTGTCATCCCATGCAG CAGGTCCTGCGGATCAGCGGCGGTCACTCTCGGCAGCCCAAGCGGACTCTTTTCGTCTGTCGTCACGGTGAGAGGATGGACGTGGTCTTTGGTAAACACTGGCTCTCCCTCTGCTCCGACAGCAAAG GTCGATACGTTCGCTCCAACCTGAACATGCCTCCCAGTCTGCCGCTGTGGGGGGGGCAGAGGGACTACGACATGGACGCTCCCATCACTGTGTTCGGATCCACTCAGGCTCGACTAGTGG GTGAGGCCCTGTTAGAGAGCAACACCACCATCGACTTCGTGTACTGCTCTCCTGCTCTACGATGTGTTCAGACGGCTCAGAACATCCTGAAAG GTCTGCAGCAGGACGGAAAGCTGAAGGTGCGGGTGGAGCCGGGGCTCTTTGAGTGGACCAAGTGGGTTTCTGGGAACTCTCTGCCGGCGTGGATCCCCCCCGCCGACCTGTCTGCAGCCAGCTTCAGTGTGGACACAACGTACAG ACCTCTGATCCCGGTCAGTAAGCTCTCGGTGTCGGAGCCCTATGAGAGCTACATGAGCCGGAGCTACCAGGTGACCAAAGACATCCTGTCCGACTGCAGGAACACCG GAAACAACGTGCTGATTGTAGCCCACGCGTCCTCCTTAGAGGCCTGCACACGCCAGCTGCAGGGCCGCGGTCCTCAGAGCGCCAAGGACTTCATCCAAGTGGTCCGAAAG atccCGTACCTGGGCTTCTGCTCCTGTGAGGAGCAGGGAG TCGGGGTGTGGCAGCTGGTGGACCCTCCCATCCTCCCCCTCACACACGGACCAAACCACTCCTTTGACTGGAGGGAGACTCTTCTGCAAGAATGA